GGTATTCAGACTTTCCATGCCATGAAGGAAATGGACAACAACGCTTCTATAGATACACCGGTGATCGCACTTACAGCCAATGCTATTTCAGGCTCGAGAGAGATGTACTATAAGGAAGGCTTTGATAACTACATGTCCAAGCCTGTGGATCCTGGTAAGTTAGAAGAGATGATACTGACTTATCTTCCTGCGGAAAAGGTGATACGGCCGGGGGATGAGGGCTTTGTATCTAACGCCATAGAAAATGATGAGGCTGAAAAGCAGGCCTTGCAGGAGCTTCTCAGAATTCCTGGAATTGATATTGAGATGGCCATCGAGAGATGCGGCTCTGCAGATGCTGCCAAGGATGTAATGAAAGATTTCTATATGGCTATAAATGAGCGGGCAAGCCTTATCGAGAGATATGAAAAAGAGGGAGATATCAAAAATTATACTATTTATGTGCATGGTCTTAAGAGCTCAGCCCGTGCGATTGGCGCAATTGAGCTCGGCGATCAGGCTGAATACCTTGAAAAATGCGGAAATGAAAATTTGACAGATGAAATTCATGAGTTGACGCCTGAGCTTTTGGAACTTTACAGAAGCTATTTATCCAAGCTTGAAATTTTAAATCAGGAAGATGATTCAAATAAAGAAGAAATTGATATTGAAGAACTTGAAAATGCATATGCTTCCATAAAAGAATTTGTTTCAGCATCTTTTTTTGACAGCGCGGATGATATTATGAAAATGCTCGAAGAATACAGAATTCCTGCTGCTTACAAGCAAAAACACGAAGAAGTAAAAAGACTTATGGCAGCGGTTGACAGAGATGGTCTTTTAAATATACTTTAATAGTAGCGTCAAAAATGAAAGGACTAAAAATGGATAAGCGCGTATTATTAATTGGCAATCATAAGAGTTTTATGGTTAATGCTATTGCCAAGGGACTTGAGAAGGAAGGCTATGAAGTGGTCAATTGCGGCCTTTCTGAAAGTGAAGTTAAGTCCATAGAGAACAGGCCTGAGATATATCTTTTATATCTTGGGGATATTAAACTTGAAGATTCGGATTTTCTTAAGTATATCAATGAAGCAATTGATTCTGAGAGATTTCTTTTATATATGATCGGTAATCAGGAGGAGCTTTCTCTTGGTGTTACTCTGATCGGCAAAGAGAAGATACAGGAGACCTACCTTCGCCCACTTGATGTCAAGATGCTGGCGGAGACACTTGATACTGTTGTGGATTATAGTGCAGTTGATGAGAATCTCAAAAAGAAGATCCTTATTATTGATGATGACGGAGCTATGCTCAGGATGATGAAGACATGGCTTTCTGTTAAGTATAGAGTTTACATGGCAAGTTCAGGCAAGATTGCTCTTACTTTCCTGGGGCAGAACCCGGTAGATCTGATCCTTTTGGATTACGAGATGCCGGTCATGAATGGTCCTGAGGTGTTAAAAGAGATCAGAAATACCCAGGCCATTAAGCATTTACCTGTTATTTTCCTGACTGCCAAGGATGATAAGGAAAGCGTAATGAAGGTTGTTTCACTCAAACCTGAGAAGTACCTCCTTAAGTCCATGCCCAAAGAGAAGCTTACCGGCGCTATTGATGAGTTTTTTAATCAAAAGGCCAAAAAAGCAAATACATAATACATCAAGGAAGGTAACACTAAATGATATCCAGGTTAGTAGACAGAATTGTAGACACAGGAGCACCTATTGTAGTGGGACTTGATCCCAAGCTTTCATTTATTCCGGACAGGATTAAGGACAAGGCTTTTGAGGAAAAGGGAGTTAGTCTCGAAGGCGCTGCAGAAGCTTTCTGGCAGTACAACAAAGAGATTATTGACAGCATTTATGACATTGTTCCAGCTGTTAAACCACAGATTGCCATGTATGAAGAGCTTGGCATCCCGGGACTTATTACTTTCAAGAAGACAGTTGAGTACTGTAAGGAAAAGGGTCTTATAGTTATCGGCGATATCAAAAGAGGCGACATTGGTTCTACTTCCGAATCCTACGCTGTTGGTCATCTTGGAAGCATCAAGATTGGCGAAGAGACCTTTAGAGGCTTCGATGAAGACTTTGCTACAGTTAATCCATACCTTGGATCTGATGGTGTTAAACCTTTCATTTCAGTTTGTAATAGAGAAGACAAGGGTATTTTCGTTCTGGTCAAGACATCTAACCCTTCAAGCGGCGAGTTTCAGGATCGTATCATAGATGGCAGACCTCTCTACGAGCACGTTGGAGAGCAGGTCGAAAAATGGGGACTTGAATCTATGGACGGTTCTTATAGTAATGTTGGTGCGGTAGTAGGTGCTACTTATCCTGAGATGGGCAAGGTTCTGAGAGAAATCATGCCTCATGCATACATTCTTGTTCCCGGTTACGGCGCCCAGGGCGGTAAGGGCAAGGATCTCGTACATTTCTTTAACAAGGACGGACTTGGTGCAATTGTTAATTCTTCCCGCGGCATTATCGCTGCATGGCAGAACGAGAATTACAAGCAGTTTGCAGATGGTCAGGTTGGAGACGCTGCAAGAGCAGCAGTCTTTCGATATGAAAAAAGACATTGCGGATGCACTTAAATAAAAAAATGTCGAAAGAGTCGCAGTTTTGCGGCTCTTTTTTTACGGCTAAAAATAGGTGTTGCACAATTTATAATATATAAAATGTGTTAATATAGGCGGTTTACGGTCATTATTTGATTGTAGACCGCTTCTTTCATGGGTATAATGTTGAATAAAGTGGACATTGGGACGAGGTTAGTGGTCCATTTTTGGGGAGCGTTTAGGATGAACAAGAAAATTCTTAATTCCAATCACTTAAAACTGATTGCCATAATTGCTATGACAATCGATCATTTCACGGATCTTTTGTATCCGAATTTTCCTGTAGAGCCATTGCCAGTTGCGCTCCATGTTATCGGGCGACTTACAGCACCTATCATGTGGTTCTTTATCTGCGAAGGCTATCACTATACAAGAGATGTAAAAAAATATATGCTGCGCCTGGGTATTTTTGCGATCATATCCCACTTTGCATATTGCTTTGGCTTCGGAATCGAGCTTAATCCGCTTAAAGGTGGCATCTTCAACAGGACAAGCGTAATGTATCCGCTGTTTATAGCGGTGGTTGTCCTGTATATCGGGGAACATGTCAATGTTCTAAAGACATGGCAGAAGTTTATTATTCAGTTCATTCTCGTATGGAGTGCCTTTCCTGCTGACTGGAGCTGTATTGCAGTACTTGCGATCGTTGATATGTATGTTCGCCGCGGCAATCTTGAGAAGCAGATGCTCAAGATTATCCAGTGGGTTACAGTTTATGCGCTTGTATCATACTTCTTTGTGAGCAAGGCTTATGCTTTTGTAATGCTAGGCGTACTGCTGGTATATCCTGTGCTTAAGCTATACAACGGCGAGCGTGGCAAGGCTAAATGGATGAAGTGGTTTTTCTATATTTATTATCCGCTTCATCTGATAATACTTGGAATTCTGAGAATTCTGATTTATGGAAATGTGAATATTTGTCTGTAAGAATTAATGAATCAGGGGACGAAGGTTTGTGGTCAAAAATGGACCACTAACTCCGTCCCCTAGGACCATTACCAAATGCCGCGAGGTTTTGCAGCTTGAAAAGTAGGAAAATGGGTTTCTACGTGAGTATCATCGATAACTATTATTATTTCACGTAGTTTTTGCATAAAAACAGGCTTGAATACGTGAGGAACATTGGGAAGATTGTAAAACTCACGTAATTCTACTGAAAAAAGCCTGAAAAATACGTGAGATACAGTATAAAAAGGATGAATTTCACGTAAGATCGGCCAAGATATAGAAAAGTGAGTTTATGATAATCACTAAAATCAGGAAAGATAGTTTTTACAATCAATTTAAATGTAAGAAAGTGTAACAAGGATGAAGCTTATAGAATTCAACCTCGATAGGGACTATGATGTAATTAAAAACTGGGTAACAGATGAAAGAACGCATGCTATGTGGTGCGCAAACTATTTCCAATACCCGCCTGAAAAAGAAGATTTTGCTAATGTCCTTGCAGCGAAAAAAGCGCAATACGGAGATACTGCGTATATAGCAGCTTTGGATGATGACAAGCCAGTGGGGTTCTTTTGCTACTCCAAAGATGACGAGACAAACAGGGGAATGCTCAAGTCTGTTGTGGTTGATCCTGAGTATAGGGGCAAGGGCGTAGCAGGAGAAATGCTACGGCTCATAGCCAAGCATTCTTTTGAGAAAACAGGAGCAAAATCTCTCTGGCTATGCGTGTTTCCGGAAAATGAAAGAGCAAAGAGATGCTATTTCAAGGCCGGGTTTAAAGAAAGTGGTACAACAGAGAATGCCTTTATTTACAAAGATGAATCATGGAGCAGGTGTAACATGGTATTAAAAAATGAGTATTACACAAGAGTACAGTAAAATATATCGAAAGGCATAAAAATGAAAAATTATGATGCAGTAGTTTTTGATATGGATGGAGTTATTTTTGACTCCGAAAGAGCAATCATGGAATGCTGGATAGAGCAGGCTGAGAAGATGGGCATGGAATTTATGGAAGAACATTTCCATGCTTGCATCGGTGTGAATCTTCAGAAGACACGAGAAATCATGCTCAAGGCTTATGGAGAGGACTTTCCTTTTGATGAGTTTGATAAGCAGGCTTCAGCTCTTTTCCACGCTAAATATGATGGCGGCAGGCTCCCAATAAAGAGCGGAGTTCGCGAGATCCTTGATTATCTTAAGAGTTCTAACAAGAAGATTGCCTTGGCGACTTCAACCAAGAAGACATCAGTTATCAGGCGTCTAAGTGAAGCTGGGCTTTTAGAATACTTTGATGAGATTGTTACGGGTGACATGGTGACTCACAGTAAGCCTCATCCTGAGATATACCTTTTTGCTTGTGAGAAAATAGGAGTTAAGCCAGAAGATGCTTATGCGATTGAGGACTCTTATAACGGAATCCGTTCTGCAACTTCGGGAGGCCTACGGACGATCATGGTTCCAGATATCCTTCCTGCCAACGATGAAATGCATGAGCTGGCGGAGACAATCCTGAATGACCTGAATGAGGTAATTGAATATTTAGATAAAATGTAAAGGGGAATATATATGTGCGGTGTATGTGAAAGAGTTAAGGAAACAAGAGAGGGCAAGAATCCATTTCTCGTAAAAGAACTTGAAACCGGCTATGTGGTTATTGGAGATTTCCAGCATTTTAAGGGGTATACATTATTTTTATATAAAGATCACGTTGTAGAGCTCTTTGACCTTGATGAGGAAACAAGAGCCAAGCACTTACATGAAATGACAATAGTTGCAGAAGCAGTTAAGAATGCCTTCGGCGCTGAGAAAATGAATTATGAGTGCCTTGGAAACGGCGAAGGAGGCGCTCACATTCACTGGCATCTTTTCCCAAGAAGAACTGGTGATATAGAGAATTACGGAAGTAACGGCAAAGGCCCAGTCTGGTGCTATCCAACTGAAAAAATGTACTCCGATGCTAACAGACCTTCAAGCGAAGAACTTGAGGAGATGAAAGCTAAGCTCCTTGTTGAACTGGACAAACTGCTTAAGTGAGCAAAATGATCCAAGGGGATGGGGTTAGTATTCTATGAGAAAAACAGGGAAGACATAATGAAAATATATTTTGCCAGACATGGACAAACTGATTGGAATATTCTGAGAAAAGTACAGGGAACCACGGATATTCCGCTAAATGAAACCGGGATGCTTCAGGCTAATGAGCTGTGCCAGTATCTGCAGGACAACCATATTTCTTTTGCCAAGATCTACACAAGCTATCAGATTCGTGCCAGGCAGACTGCGCAGATAATTGACTGGCACTTCCACACAGGCTTTGAGGTCGTAAACGGTTTGGAAGAGATGAACCTTGGCCTGTTTGAGGCACTAGACAATATCCTTGAACAATATGATACCTCTTCAGACCAGAACCTTTTGATTATTTCTCATGGCGCAGTTATTATGACTTTAATAGCTATGAACAATAATATTCCGTTTGAGCAATCGCACACCATTGCTGTTGAGAATGCAAGGCCAATTGAATTTACTATTGAAGAACTTTATGAGATAAAAAGACGTCTCAATTGAGAGGAGTATAAATGGAACAGAGAAAGTCTATGGAGGAGAAAAATGGTAAAAGTATTGTCAGATAGTACGTGCGATCTGTCGCAGGAATTGATTAAAAAATACGATATTGGAATAATTCCACTTTACGTAAGACTAGGAGATGCTGAATATTTAGATGGAGTCAATATTTATCCGGAACAACTCTACAAATGGTCTGATGAACATGGTGAGACGCCCAAGACGGCTGCACCTGGCATAGATGATATTTCTAAATATCTGGATCCGGCAAGCTCTGATGAGTACATCATATTTACTATCTCTTCTTCTATGTCAGCAAGCTATAACAATGTGAAGCTCGCCGCAGAAGATATGGATATGTCTGACAGGGTTCATGTCATTGATTCGGCAAACCTTTCAACAGGAATCGGACTTTTGGTGGTACGTGCTGCGGAGCTGGTAAAAGAGGGAAAAACTGCAGAAGAGATTGTTGCGGAAATAGAGGCTCTTAAAGGTAAAGTTCGTGCCAGTTTTGTTATAGATACCCTTGTATATTTGCATAGGGGAGGGCGCTGCTCAGGACTTGCTGCACTTTTGGGTACTGCACTTAAGCTTCATCCGCGCATAGCGGTAGCTGACGGTGCTATGCATCCGGAAAAGAAATATCGCGGATCAAGTAAGAAATATGTACTTGATTATGTAAAGGATATGGAAAATGATCTACGAAATGCAAGACCGGAGCGAGTATTTATAACCCACTCCGGATGCGATAGAGATATAGTTAAAAATGTAAAAGAATACCTGGAGGGCCTTGGAATTTTTGCCGAAATTCTCGAGACCAGAGCAGGAAGTGTTGTTTCATCTCACTGTGGTCCGGGTACTCTGGGCGTGCTGTTCATTGCTAGATAGTGTCTTACAGTAAAAATTGATACATAAAGATAAAATGGCAGAAGCTTCCGGCCATCACAAAAAGATGGAAGATCACATGAGAACCAAAATAAAGATGCCTGTTGCAGCCTGTAACAAAAAATATTACTTGATGTGCTATGAATGAAAAGGTATTATAATCAATGATTGGGTGACAAAGCATATTTAAGATTTAATAGTTTATAAATTGTTGTCGTGGATAAAGGAGGTTTTGTGGTATGGAGAGATATAAGG
The sequence above is a segment of the Butyrivibrio proteoclasticus B316 genome. Coding sequences within it:
- a CDS encoding response regulator, with protein sequence MKGLKMDKRVLLIGNHKSFMVNAIAKGLEKEGYEVVNCGLSESEVKSIENRPEIYLLYLGDIKLEDSDFLKYINEAIDSERFLLYMIGNQEELSLGVTLIGKEKIQETYLRPLDVKMLAETLDTVVDYSAVDENLKKKILIIDDDGAMLRMMKTWLSVKYRVYMASSGKIALTFLGQNPVDLILLDYEMPVMNGPEVLKEIRNTQAIKHLPVIFLTAKDDKESVMKVVSLKPEKYLLKSMPKEKLTGAIDEFFNQKAKKANT
- the pyrF gene encoding orotidine-5'-phosphate decarboxylase, with the translated sequence MISRLVDRIVDTGAPIVVGLDPKLSFIPDRIKDKAFEEKGVSLEGAAEAFWQYNKEIIDSIYDIVPAVKPQIAMYEELGIPGLITFKKTVEYCKEKGLIVIGDIKRGDIGSTSESYAVGHLGSIKIGEETFRGFDEDFATVNPYLGSDGVKPFISVCNREDKGIFVLVKTSNPSSGEFQDRIIDGRPLYEHVGEQVEKWGLESMDGSYSNVGAVVGATYPEMGKVLREIMPHAYILVPGYGAQGGKGKDLVHFFNKDGLGAIVNSSRGIIAAWQNENYKQFADGQVGDAARAAVFRYEKRHCGCT
- a CDS encoding TraX family protein, with product MNKKILNSNHLKLIAIIAMTIDHFTDLLYPNFPVEPLPVALHVIGRLTAPIMWFFICEGYHYTRDVKKYMLRLGIFAIISHFAYCFGFGIELNPLKGGIFNRTSVMYPLFIAVVVLYIGEHVNVLKTWQKFIIQFILVWSAFPADWSCIAVLAIVDMYVRRGNLEKQMLKIIQWVTVYALVSYFFVSKAYAFVMLGVLLVYPVLKLYNGERGKAKWMKWFFYIYYPLHLIILGILRILIYGNVNICL
- a CDS encoding GNAT family N-acetyltransferase, whose translation is MKLIEFNLDRDYDVIKNWVTDERTHAMWCANYFQYPPEKEDFANVLAAKKAQYGDTAYIAALDDDKPVGFFCYSKDDETNRGMLKSVVVDPEYRGKGVAGEMLRLIAKHSFEKTGAKSLWLCVFPENERAKRCYFKAGFKESGTTENAFIYKDESWSRCNMVLKNEYYTRVQ
- a CDS encoding HAD family hydrolase, with translation MKNYDAVVFDMDGVIFDSERAIMECWIEQAEKMGMEFMEEHFHACIGVNLQKTREIMLKAYGEDFPFDEFDKQASALFHAKYDGGRLPIKSGVREILDYLKSSNKKIALATSTKKTSVIRRLSEAGLLEYFDEIVTGDMVTHSKPHPEIYLFACEKIGVKPEDAYAIEDSYNGIRSATSGGLRTIMVPDILPANDEMHELAETILNDLNEVIEYLDKM
- a CDS encoding HIT family protein encodes the protein MCGVCERVKETREGKNPFLVKELETGYVVIGDFQHFKGYTLFLYKDHVVELFDLDEETRAKHLHEMTIVAEAVKNAFGAEKMNYECLGNGEGGAHIHWHLFPRRTGDIENYGSNGKGPVWCYPTEKMYSDANRPSSEELEEMKAKLLVELDKLLK
- a CDS encoding phosphoglycerate mutase family protein, with translation MKIYFARHGQTDWNILRKVQGTTDIPLNETGMLQANELCQYLQDNHISFAKIYTSYQIRARQTAQIIDWHFHTGFEVVNGLEEMNLGLFEALDNILEQYDTSSDQNLLIISHGAVIMTLIAMNNNIPFEQSHTIAVENARPIEFTIEELYEIKRRLN
- a CDS encoding DegV family protein, yielding MVKVLSDSTCDLSQELIKKYDIGIIPLYVRLGDAEYLDGVNIYPEQLYKWSDEHGETPKTAAPGIDDISKYLDPASSDEYIIFTISSSMSASYNNVKLAAEDMDMSDRVHVIDSANLSTGIGLLVVRAAELVKEGKTAEEIVAEIEALKGKVRASFVIDTLVYLHRGGRCSGLAALLGTALKLHPRIAVADGAMHPEKKYRGSSKKYVLDYVKDMENDLRNARPERVFITHSGCDRDIVKNVKEYLEGLGIFAEILETRAGSVVSSHCGPGTLGVLFIAR